From Poecile atricapillus isolate bPoeAtr1 chromosome Z, bPoeAtr1.hap1, whole genome shotgun sequence, one genomic window encodes:
- the LOC131592924 gene encoding sia-alpha-2,3-Gal-beta-1,4-GlcNAc-R:alpha 2,8-sialyltransferase, which yields MRSCKMVRVASVLGLVMLSVALLILSLISYVSLKKDNIFGAPRAAGAAGPRMYMFHAGFRSQFALKFLDPSFVPITNSLGQDLQDKPSKWVFNRSAFAHQRQEILQHVDVIKNFSLTKSSVRIGQLMHYDYSSHKYVFSISNNFRSLLPDVSPILNKHYNICAVVGNSGILTGSQCGQEIDKSDFVFRCNFAPTEAFQKDVGRKTNLTTFNPSILEKYYNNLLTIQDRNNFFLSLKKLDGAILWIPAFFFHTSATVTRTLVDFFVEHRGQLKVQLAWPGNIMQHVNRYWRNKHLSPKRLSTGILMYTLASAVCDEIHLYGFWPFGFDPNTREDLPYHYYDKKGTKFTTKWQESHQLPAEFQLLYRMHGEGLAKLTLSHCA from the exons ATGCGGAGCTGCAAGATGGTGCGGGTGGCCAGCGTGCTGGGGCTCGTCATGCTCAGCGTGGCGCTGCTCATCCTGTCCCTCATCAGCTACGTCTCGCTCAAGAAGGACAACATCTTCGGGgcgccccgcgccgccggcGCAGCCGGGCCCCGCATGTACATGTTCCACGCGGGATTCAG GTCTCAGTTCGCTCTGAAGTTCCTGGACCCGTCGTTCGTCCCCATCACCAACTCCCTGGGCCAAGACCTGCAGGACAAGCCGTCCAAGTGGGTGTTCAACCGGAGCGCCTTTGCCCACCAGAG GCAAGAAATCCTTCAGCATGTCGACGTCATCAAAAACTTTTCTCTGACCAAGAGCAGCGTTCGGATCGGGCAGCTGATGCACTACGATTATTCCAGCCATAAATACGTTTTCTCCATCAGCAATAATTTCAGGTCTCTGCTTCCTGACGTGTCTCCCATCCTGAACAAGCACTACAACATCTGTGCTGTGGTGGGCAACAGCGGGATCCTGACCGGGAGCCAGTGCGGGCAGGAGATCGATAAATCGGATTTTGTCTTTCGCTGCAATTTTGCTCCAACCGAGGCTTTCCAGAAAGATGTTGGACGGAAAACCAACCTTACCACCTTCAACCCCAGCATCCTGGAGAAGTATTACAACAACCTCTTGACCATCCAGGACCGCAACAACTTCTTTTTGAGTCTGAAAAAGCTCGATGGGGCCATTCTTTGGATCCCCGCTTTTTTCTTCCACACGTCGGCGACGGTCACGAGAACACTGGTTGATTTCTTCGTTGAGCACAGAGGGCAGCTGAAGGTCCAGCTGGCTTGGCCAGGAAATATCATGCAGCACGTTAACAG GTACTGGAGGAACAAGCACCTGTCCCCGAAGCGGCTGAGCACAGGGATCCTCATGTACACCCTGGCTTCGGCCGTGTGCGACGAGATCCACCTGTACGGCTTCTGGCCCTTCGGCTTCGACCCCAACACGCGGGAGGACCTCCCGTACCACTACTACGACAAGAAGGGAACCAAGTTCACCACCAAGTGGCAGGAGTCCcaccagctgcctgcagagttCCAGCTGCTCTACAGGATGCACGGGGAAGGACTGGCCAAGCTCACCTTGTCGCATTGTGCCTAA